One Methanomassiliicoccales archaeon genomic region harbors:
- a CDS encoding DUF1622 domain-containing protein: MAITFTPLTDITNYLTLIFSAIGVVIVAIGGFWAAGRLLNNALRKRSMDYTAVKRDFTQLIVLGLDFFIAGDILTSFVAPTFNDLILLAVVVGIRTVLSVFLAWEVRTASKGEAV; encoded by the coding sequence ATGGCGATCACATTCACACCACTGACGGATATCACGAACTACCTCACCCTGATCTTCAGCGCAATCGGCGTGGTGATAGTGGCGATCGGTGGGTTCTGGGCGGCCGGCAGGCTGCTCAACAACGCCCTGCGAAAAAGGTCCATGGACTACACCGCTGTCAAGCGTGATTTCACTCAACTGATCGTGCTGGGCCTGGACTTCTTCATCGCCGGGGACATCCTGACCTCGTTCGTGGCCCCGACCTTCAATGACCTGATCCTGCTGGCCGTGGTGGTTGGGATCAGGACGGTGTTGAGCGTTTTCCTGGCATGGGAAGTAAGGACCGCTTCCAAGGGAGAGGCCGTCTGA
- a CDS encoding 4Fe-4S dicluster domain-containing protein: MSMLKSTLKNLFSRPVTVLYPTEKADIPDTNRGRVVWEMKKCIWCRLCEKNCPTMAITTDKALKTQTIVRARCIACNTCVEVCPTNTISMEPKYSEAVYLRETHVYDLALKPFEYRVIQTLPSERVILRKRPGEPEVAEEASPPPSEKPVQGSGST; encoded by the coding sequence ATGTCGATGTTGAAGAGCACCCTGAAGAATCTGTTCTCCCGACCGGTCACCGTCCTCTATCCCACCGAAAAGGCGGACATCCCCGATACCAACCGGGGCCGGGTGGTGTGGGAAATGAAGAAATGCATCTGGTGCCGCCTGTGCGAGAAGAACTGCCCCACGATGGCGATCACCACCGACAAGGCTCTCAAAACCCAGACCATAGTGCGGGCCCGGTGCATCGCCTGCAACACCTGTGTGGAAGTCTGCCCGACGAACACCATCTCCATGGAGCCTAAGTACTCCGAGGCGGTGTACCTACGGGAAACGCACGTCTATGATCTGGCCCTGAAACCGTTCGAGTACCGGGTCATACAGACGCTTCCGAGCGAGAGGGTGATACTGAGGAAGAGGCCGGGCGAACCTGAGGTCGCGGAAGAGGCTTCCCCTCCTCCTTCCGAGAAACCGGTCCAAGGTTCCGGCTCGACCTAG
- a CDS encoding metallophosphoesterase — MFNVQIFPGVKVTNDLCLWMEERGTLAMADLHIGLEAALEQTGVHLPRIQSATMKESLIRIMDRYDPDTVLILGDLKHEFSGNLDQEWKDVRDILSMLRDTATVKVAKGNHDNYLANISQRLGIEVADSFEIDGIAFMHGHAQSTHRPLVIGHEHPSVRIFDRVGAFLKLPCFLHFSDEQILVLPAFSPLAAGTDFTNLGRADTMSPVLEEADIEDAKVYACTEIGLLALGTIRDLGRIRTF, encoded by the coding sequence ATGTTCAACGTCCAGATTTTTCCCGGGGTCAAGGTCACCAACGACCTCTGTCTTTGGATGGAGGAACGGGGAACCCTGGCAATGGCCGATCTGCATATCGGTCTGGAGGCGGCGCTGGAACAGACCGGAGTGCATCTTCCGAGGATCCAGTCCGCCACCATGAAGGAATCCTTGATCCGCATCATGGACCGATATGATCCCGACACCGTCCTGATATTGGGAGATCTGAAGCACGAGTTCTCCGGCAATCTGGACCAGGAATGGAAGGATGTCCGGGACATACTTTCGATGCTGAGGGACACCGCCACGGTCAAGGTGGCGAAAGGGAACCATGACAACTATTTGGCGAACATCTCCCAAAGGCTTGGGATCGAGGTGGCCGACAGCTTCGAGATCGATGGGATCGCCTTCATGCATGGGCATGCACAAAGCACGCATCGGCCCCTGGTCATAGGGCATGAACATCCATCGGTGCGCATATTCGACCGGGTCGGGGCGTTCCTGAAGCTCCCCTGCTTCCTCCATTTCAGTGATGAGCAGATATTGGTGCTGCCGGCATTCTCGCCGTTGGCGGCCGGCACAGACTTCACGAACTTGGGTCGCGCCGATACGATGTCCCCGGTCCTGGAGGAGGCTGACATCGAGGATGCTAAGGTCTATGCCTGCACAGAGATAGGTCTGCTTGCTCTAGGCACTATCCGCGATCTCGGACGGATCAGAACGTTCTGA
- a CDS encoding DHH family phosphoesterase has protein sequence MPDTNEEHRDLAGFDGQAKEIADFLLTCKKVTVVGHIDADGITATSIAFKSLQDQRMDVKYNFIKKIDENEIKRINKIDSDGVLLVDLGSGYASRLEHPGLCIADHHEVDPVGPSRSRRKGQVSLLDFDNEGSRHLNPHLFGFDGSKELSGAGAAYAIAKAMDGRNRNLAHLAIVGAVGDFQDSSECRLIGLNRRILEDAETVGSVRSATDVRYFGRETRPLVNFLRYSSDPRLPRLTNEEDMCYEFLREQGIPLKEDGHWRCWADLRQEEKDRIVAVLKKILAGSDQGPEAASRLMGEVYSLVREEPRTVMHDAKEFATLLNSCGRYEKAPTGLEVCIKGPQLKREKMNALRNLQNHRDNLKGAIEMVKGKDRVVLGSVQYLRNGEGSFCLPVEDTVVGIVAGMLLGSGDIPCDRPLIAFALSVDENNVEMTKVSARGTKELVEKGLDLSSAMRRASESVGGTGGGHNIAAGATIPQGREDDFLAEIDRIIGAQLG, from the coding sequence ATGCCGGATACGAACGAAGAACATAGAGACCTGGCAGGATTCGACGGTCAGGCCAAGGAGATCGCGGACTTCCTTCTCACCTGCAAGAAGGTCACGGTGGTGGGCCACATCGATGCGGACGGCATCACGGCGACCTCCATAGCGTTCAAGTCGCTGCAGGACCAGCGCATGGACGTCAAATACAATTTCATCAAGAAGATAGACGAGAACGAGATCAAGCGGATCAACAAGATCGATTCTGACGGGGTGCTGCTGGTGGACCTAGGCAGCGGCTACGCGTCAAGGCTCGAACATCCAGGACTTTGCATCGCCGATCATCACGAGGTGGATCCTGTCGGGCCATCGCGTTCAAGGAGGAAAGGACAGGTGAGCCTGCTGGACTTCGACAATGAGGGCAGCAGGCACCTGAACCCGCATCTGTTCGGTTTCGACGGTTCAAAGGAACTGAGCGGGGCCGGGGCGGCGTACGCGATCGCCAAGGCCATGGACGGCAGGAACCGAAACCTGGCCCACCTGGCCATAGTGGGAGCGGTGGGAGATTTTCAGGATTCATCGGAATGCCGGCTCATCGGGCTGAACCGCAGGATCCTGGAGGACGCGGAAACGGTCGGTTCGGTGCGGTCCGCGACGGACGTGCGCTATTTTGGCCGCGAGACCAGGCCGCTGGTGAACTTCCTCAGATACTCCTCGGACCCGAGGCTCCCCCGCCTCACCAACGAAGAGGACATGTGCTACGAGTTCCTGAGGGAGCAGGGAATTCCGCTCAAAGAGGATGGCCACTGGAGATGCTGGGCAGACCTCAGGCAGGAAGAGAAGGATCGGATCGTAGCGGTCCTCAAGAAGATCCTGGCCGGATCCGATCAGGGACCAGAGGCGGCGTCACGCCTTATGGGGGAGGTATATTCCCTGGTCCGGGAAGAACCCAGGACGGTCATGCACGATGCCAAGGAGTTTGCCACCCTGCTCAACTCATGCGGCCGTTATGAAAAGGCACCCACCGGGCTGGAGGTGTGCATCAAAGGGCCACAGCTGAAGCGGGAGAAGATGAACGCCCTGCGCAACCTGCAGAACCACCGGGACAATCTGAAAGGCGCCATTGAGATGGTCAAGGGAAAGGACCGGGTCGTGCTTGGCTCGGTCCAGTATCTGAGGAACGGGGAAGGCTCCTTCTGCCTGCCGGTCGAGGACACCGTGGTGGGCATAGTGGCCGGCATGCTGCTCGGTTCTGGGGACATTCCTTGCGACCGCCCGCTGATAGCGTTCGCGCTGAGCGTAGACGAGAACAACGTCGAGATGACCAAGGTCTCCGCCCGGGGGACCAAGGAACTAGTGGAGAAAGGTCTGGACCTGTCCTCGGCGATGCGGCGCGCCTCCGAATCGGTGGGAGGCACCGGGGGCGGGCATAACATCGCCGCCGGCGCGACCATCCCCCAGGGAAGGGAGGACGATTTCCTGGCCGAGATCGACCGGATCATCGGCGCTCAGCTGGGCTGA
- a CDS encoding ribonuclease H-like domain-containing protein — protein MIRRSFVFLPSVGKTTERRIWSRGATTWSEFLSASTIPGFSRKRKEDLDIRLNEAEDFLNQERAEYFCGLLPSTEQWRLFDELKQGAAYLDIESDGIGPGHVVTMVGILRNGKMTTLVRGQGLDQTAIKDALDGVKMLVTFNGSSFDLPMIEHEFPFSVPRVPHYDLRHVCPKAGYHGGLKSVEQQIGISRPQEVEYVTGEQAVYLWHLWSRKGNQNALNLLTRYNAEDVKNMEPLADLVYDIMKEKMMRDINAGYERRT, from the coding sequence ATGATACGCCGTTCCTTTGTGTTCCTGCCTAGCGTCGGCAAGACCACCGAAAGGCGGATATGGAGCAGGGGCGCGACTACCTGGAGCGAGTTCCTTTCGGCGAGCACGATACCGGGTTTCTCCCGGAAAAGGAAAGAGGACCTTGACATCCGCCTCAACGAGGCTGAGGATTTCCTCAACCAGGAACGCGCTGAGTATTTTTGCGGCCTGCTGCCCTCAACGGAACAATGGCGCCTCTTCGATGAGCTGAAGCAGGGCGCCGCCTACCTGGACATAGAGTCGGATGGGATCGGACCGGGGCATGTGGTGACCATGGTGGGCATTCTCCGCAACGGCAAGATGACCACCCTGGTTCGAGGGCAAGGCCTCGATCAGACAGCGATCAAGGATGCGCTTGACGGGGTGAAGATGCTGGTCACTTTCAACGGCAGCTCTTTCGATCTGCCGATGATCGAACATGAATTCCCCTTCAGCGTCCCCCGGGTGCCTCATTACGACCTGCGCCACGTCTGCCCGAAAGCGGGTTACCACGGCGGCCTGAAATCGGTGGAACAGCAGATCGGGATATCCAGACCGCAGGAGGTGGAGTATGTCACCGGAGAACAGGCGGTGTATCTGTGGCATCTCTGGAGCAGGAAAGGCAATCAGAATGCCCTGAACCTGCTTACCAGGTACAACGCCGAGGATGTCAAGAACATGGAACCTCTGGCCGACCTCGTGTACGACATCATGAAAGAGAAGATGATGAGGGACATCAATGCCGGATACGAACGAAGAACATAG
- the argF gene encoding ornithine carbamoyltransferase has product MVVKKRDVISMMDLKDDLEDVLELAAQLKKGKYRNAEPLKNMTMAMIFEKASTRTRVSFEAGMTQLGGHAIFLNPKDMQLGRGETVADTAKVLSRYVDVIMYRAFKHEIMMELAEHSRVPVVNALDDLEHPCQITADLQTVMERKGKLDGLKITYVGDGNNVCNSLMLGAAMTGMDFAAACPKGYQPNQELTRKAKEIAGEKGRTVSVVEDPKVAVKDADVLYTDVWVSMGEEDEAAQRERVFKPYQINADLVSLTKDDSIVMHCMPAHRGMEITAEVFDGERSVVFDEAENRLHAQKAIILTLIGQPS; this is encoded by the coding sequence ATGGTGGTAAAGAAACGTGACGTCATCTCGATGATGGACCTTAAGGACGATCTGGAGGACGTCCTTGAACTGGCAGCGCAGCTCAAGAAAGGGAAGTATCGCAACGCCGAGCCCCTCAAGAATATGACAATGGCCATGATATTCGAGAAGGCGAGCACACGCACCCGGGTCTCTTTCGAAGCGGGCATGACGCAGCTTGGCGGACATGCCATTTTCCTGAATCCAAAGGACATGCAGCTCGGAAGGGGGGAGACCGTGGCGGACACGGCCAAGGTATTGAGCCGCTATGTCGATGTGATCATGTACCGCGCCTTCAAGCACGAGATCATGATGGAGCTTGCCGAGCACTCCAGGGTCCCAGTGGTCAATGCGCTCGACGATCTCGAGCACCCGTGCCAGATAACTGCCGATCTGCAGACCGTCATGGAACGGAAAGGTAAGCTGGACGGTCTAAAGATCACATACGTGGGCGACGGCAATAATGTCTGTAACTCCCTGATGCTCGGCGCCGCGATGACCGGCATGGATTTTGCGGCCGCCTGCCCGAAGGGATATCAGCCTAACCAGGAACTCACCAGGAAGGCGAAGGAGATCGCCGGCGAGAAGGGTCGTACCGTATCAGTGGTTGAGGACCCCAAGGTCGCCGTCAAGGATGCGGACGTGCTCTACACCGATGTCTGGGTATCCATGGGCGAGGAGGACGAAGCGGCCCAGAGGGAGAGGGTGTTCAAACCCTATCAGATCAATGCCGACCTGGTCTCGCTGACCAAGGACGACTCCATCGTCATGCATTGCATGCCCGCGCACCGCGGCATGGAGATCACCGCCGAAGTGTTCGATGGCGAGAGGAGCGTCGTCTTCGACGAGGCGGAGAACCGCCTGCATGCACAGAAGGCGATAATCCTGACCTTGATCGGTCAGCCCAGCTGA